From Myxococcales bacterium, the proteins below share one genomic window:
- a CDS encoding class II glutamine amidotransferase produces the protein MCRLLGIVGKRAVPVSECLTTAKRSLSVLSREHPDGWGIALHSRSAEGWRVHRSTERAHACGEFRRVAEEGAAEVVVAHVRQKTVGHTSIDNTHPFTRGRWVFAHNGTVRRIDVLEGRSSRRRLGEIRGDTDTERLFAYFLTRLDEAGLTDEPASPATDHVVAEATRELRECEELGAWNYLLSDGKVLYAHRFGRTMCVLARHDAVLVASEPITDEPWTDVPEGSLMRVEQSDAPHVVHLPRTP, from the coding sequence ATGTGTCGGCTCCTCGGAATCGTAGGGAAACGCGCGGTGCCCGTGTCGGAGTGCCTGACCACGGCGAAGCGGAGCCTCTCGGTCCTCTCGCGCGAGCACCCCGACGGTTGGGGCATCGCGCTCCACTCGCGCAGCGCCGAGGGCTGGCGCGTGCACAGGTCGACCGAGCGCGCGCACGCCTGCGGCGAGTTCCGCCGTGTGGCCGAGGAAGGCGCGGCCGAGGTGGTCGTCGCCCACGTCCGACAGAAGACGGTGGGGCACACCTCGATCGACAACACGCACCCGTTCACGCGCGGGCGCTGGGTCTTCGCGCACAACGGAACGGTCCGTCGCATCGACGTGCTCGAGGGGCGCTCGTCGCGCCGGCGGCTCGGCGAGATCCGCGGCGACACGGACACCGAGCGGCTCTTCGCGTACTTCCTCACGCGCCTCGACGAGGCGGGCCTCACCGACGAGCCCGCGAGCCCAGCGACCGACCACGTGGTGGCCGAGGCCACCCGAGAGCTTCGTGAATGCGAAGAGCTCGGCGCGTGGAACTACCTCTTGTCCGACGGGAAGGTCCTCTACGCGCACAGGTTCGGGCGCACCATGTGCGTGCTCGCGCGCCATGACGCCGTGCTGGTCGCGTCGGAGCCGATCACCGACGAGCCATGGACCGACGTGCCCGAGGGATCCCTCATGCGGGTCGAGCAGAGCGACGCGCCGCACGTGGTGCATCTCCCGCGGACGCCCTGA
- a CDS encoding helix-turn-helix transcriptional regulator — translation MKAKVPPKRAVSPGREEGACGPEEHARRAREGRTTDEQLERAAALFRAAGEVARLRLLDRLADGEWCVTELAEAAGVGLSTVSQQLRILRAERLVSRRRAGKHIFYGLADKHIAELLRSAIDHAAEPHRHEPHDDDE, via the coding sequence ATGAAGGCGAAGGTCCCCCCAAAACGAGCCGTGTCGCCCGGAAGGGAAGAGGGCGCGTGTGGCCCGGAGGAGCACGCTCGCCGTGCCCGTGAAGGCCGTACGACCGACGAGCAGCTCGAGAGGGCCGCGGCGCTCTTTCGCGCGGCGGGCGAGGTGGCGCGCCTCAGGCTGCTCGACCGCCTCGCCGACGGCGAGTGGTGCGTGACGGAGCTCGCCGAGGCGGCAGGCGTCGGGCTGTCGACCGTGTCGCAGCAGCTTCGCATCCTGCGGGCCGAGCGCCTCGTGTCGCGCCGCCGCGCCGGCAAGCACATCTTCTACGGCCTCGCCGACAAACACATCGCCGAGCTCCTGCGCAGCGCCATCGATCACGCGGCCGAGCCGCACAGACACGAGCCCCACGACGACGACGAGTAG
- a CDS encoding TonB family protein, translating to MRARHVAGLVALGLRLAVPREALAQDEVVPPTVLRSAEPTYPPNEIGSGKDVLVVLAVTVDAQGHVTDTTVLESGGLDFDRAAIDAARLTTFSPARRGERAIAAKIRVPFHFVAKMPARPPATPAPSEPPKTEGEKGPAVETVQVDGASRAPTRGLSDFRIDGAILRAAPHPDAGSMLLTAPGVYVARPEGDAVAQRIYLRGFDAVHGQDIELKVAGIPLNQGSHIHGQGYADLAIAIPETVRSLRVIEGTYDPRQGDFAVAGSAELDLGVEERGTRLGYKVGSFGTHRLLALYAPEEAPQETFGAVTFRTSDGFGDGTRGSTQGAATGQMRFSVAKNTFLTLHLAGTAARANLAGVLRRDDVSAGRVGFYDAYAFPTARAQSAGSARAQLGVSLEHRDGDGRKLAGGVWLTMTSFRSRVNFTGFTQRSQFDPTWVGRGDLIEQSNDDVGLGGTFSYRTARVNLAEHVSGQLEIGTDIRAHSIGQAQNLLRAPQNETWDRRVEAQIKTSDIGFFADGLLAGTKWVRLRGGVRSDLLFFDVDDKLGNFIPAASQKSYIVGFRRTAAGIAAGPRATLEANPTRFLTASVSYGEGFRSPQARQLEEGENAPFAKVRSFEGGISLHDDGTTQARAIAYQTNLSYDLAFDPEEGRLERIGPTTRRGLVGTFRSQVRPWLLVSTSATYVHATLDAPPIATPEDPAPAFLPNQALPYVPPLVVRSDVAAERSVGALWKKDVVLRGGFGTTFLSPRPLPFGQSSAAVFLVDAQVGVRRDFLELGLESTNLLGARYAETEYAFVSNWRSTQVPSYLPARHLTAGPPRQVMFTMGVHL from the coding sequence ATGAGGGCGCGCCATGTGGCGGGGCTCGTGGCCTTGGGCCTGCGCTTGGCCGTGCCACGCGAAGCGCTCGCGCAGGACGAGGTCGTGCCGCCGACGGTGCTCCGCTCGGCCGAGCCCACGTACCCGCCCAACGAGATCGGCTCCGGCAAAGACGTGCTCGTCGTGCTCGCGGTCACGGTCGACGCGCAGGGCCACGTGACGGACACCACCGTGCTCGAGAGCGGGGGGCTCGACTTCGATCGCGCCGCCATCGACGCCGCGCGCCTCACGACGTTCTCTCCTGCCCGCCGGGGTGAGCGCGCCATCGCCGCGAAGATTCGTGTCCCGTTCCACTTCGTCGCGAAGATGCCCGCGCGGCCTCCCGCGACGCCCGCGCCGAGCGAGCCGCCGAAGACCGAGGGCGAAAAAGGGCCCGCCGTCGAGACGGTCCAAGTGGATGGGGCTTCCCGCGCACCGACGCGCGGCCTCTCCGACTTCCGCATCGACGGCGCGATCCTTCGCGCGGCACCCCACCCCGACGCGGGCAGCATGCTCCTCACGGCCCCGGGAGTCTACGTCGCGCGGCCCGAGGGCGACGCCGTCGCCCAGCGCATCTACCTGCGCGGTTTCGATGCCGTGCACGGGCAAGACATCGAGCTCAAGGTCGCCGGCATTCCTCTGAATCAGGGATCCCACATCCACGGTCAGGGGTACGCCGATCTCGCGATCGCCATCCCCGAGACGGTGCGCAGCCTCCGCGTCATCGAGGGCACGTACGACCCGCGGCAAGGCGATTTTGCGGTCGCCGGCTCGGCCGAGCTCGATCTCGGCGTCGAAGAACGCGGCACGCGGCTCGGGTACAAGGTGGGCTCGTTCGGCACCCACCGCCTCCTCGCGCTCTACGCCCCCGAAGAGGCCCCCCAAGAGACCTTCGGCGCCGTGACCTTCCGTACGAGCGACGGCTTCGGCGACGGCACCCGCGGCTCGACGCAGGGCGCAGCGACCGGCCAGATGCGCTTCTCCGTCGCGAAGAACACCTTCCTCACGCTGCACCTCGCGGGCACCGCCGCGCGCGCGAACCTCGCCGGGGTCCTCCGCCGCGACGACGTGTCCGCCGGCCGCGTGGGCTTCTACGACGCGTACGCCTTCCCGACGGCGCGCGCGCAGTCGGCCGGGTCGGCGCGGGCGCAGCTCGGGGTGTCGCTCGAGCACCGCGACGGGGACGGCCGGAAGCTTGCGGGGGGCGTGTGGCTCACCATGACGAGCTTCCGGAGCCGCGTGAATTTCACCGGGTTCACGCAGCGCTCCCAGTTCGATCCGACCTGGGTCGGGCGCGGGGATCTCATCGAGCAGTCGAACGACGACGTCGGGCTCGGAGGGACGTTCTCGTACCGCACGGCGCGCGTCAACCTGGCCGAGCACGTCTCGGGGCAGCTCGAGATCGGCACCGACATTCGCGCGCATTCGATCGGCCAGGCGCAGAACCTGCTGCGCGCCCCTCAGAACGAGACGTGGGACCGCCGCGTCGAGGCGCAGATCAAGACGAGCGACATCGGTTTCTTCGCCGACGGGCTGCTCGCCGGCACCAAGTGGGTTCGGCTCCGCGGCGGAGTCCGCAGCGATCTCCTCTTCTTCGACGTCGACGACAAGCTCGGGAACTTCATCCCCGCGGCGTCGCAGAAGTCGTACATCGTAGGTTTTCGTCGCACGGCTGCCGGCATCGCGGCGGGCCCACGGGCCACGCTCGAGGCGAACCCGACGCGCTTCCTCACCGCGTCGGTCTCGTACGGAGAGGGCTTCCGCTCCCCTCAGGCCCGCCAGCTCGAGGAAGGCGAGAACGCTCCCTTCGCGAAGGTGCGCAGCTTCGAAGGAGGCATCTCCCTCCACGACGACGGCACGACCCAAGCGCGCGCCATCGCCTACCAGACGAACCTCTCGTACGACCTCGCGTTCGATCCCGAAGAGGGCCGCTTGGAGCGCATCGGCCCGACCACACGCCGAGGGCTCGTGGGCACGTTCCGGAGCCAGGTTCGCCCGTGGCTCCTCGTGTCGACCTCGGCCACGTACGTGCACGCGACGCTCGACGCCCCACCGATCGCGACCCCCGAAGATCCCGCGCCGGCGTTCCTGCCGAACCAGGCCCTCCCTTACGTGCCGCCGCTCGTCGTGCGCAGCGACGTCGCGGCCGAGCGTTCGGTGGGTGCGCTCTGGAAGAAAGACGTCGTCTTGCGCGGCGGCTTCGGGACGACCTTCCTCTCCCCACGCCCGCTCCCCTTCGGTCAGAGCTCGGCCGCCGTCTTCCTCGTCGACGCGCAAGTGGGTGTGCGGCGCGACTTCTTGGAGCTCGGCCTCGAGTCGACCAACCTGCTCGGGGCCCGCTACGCCGAGACCGAGTACGCGTTCGTCTCGAACTGGCGATCGACCCAGGTCCCCTCGTACCTCCCCGCGCGGCACCTCACGGCCGGTCCGCCGCGTCAGGTCATGTTCACGATGGGGGTCCACCTATGA